The genomic interval CAGAGTTAAGAAATACAAACTGGTTTAACGAGTTGTTTAATGTTAACGCAATGCAAAGTCATTCGGTTAATATGTCTTCTGGAACCGATAGAGCAACTTATTATGGTTCTATTAGTGCATTAATAGATCCGGGATGGACTAAATCTAGTAATGTTAATCGTTATACAGCAAATTATAAGTCTTTATTTAAAGTTAATGATAGGTTATCATTTAATACTATAAGTACAGCTTCTTTTAGAAAACAAAAAGCACCAGGAACATTGTCTCAAGATGTAGATGTGGTAACTGGAACTGTAAAAAGAGATTTTGATATTAATCCGTATTCATTTGCTCTTAATTCTTCTAGAGCTTTAGATCCATCAAAATATTATACAAGAAATTATACTGACTTTAATATCATTGAAGAATTAGAAGAAAACTATATTGATATTAATGTTGTGGATTTAAAGTTTCAGGCAGAACTAAAGTATAAACTTAGTGAAAAAACAAACGTTAGTTTTTTAGGAGCCTTAAAATATCAATCTACATCTTTAGAGCATAATTCTACAGAATTTTCAAATCAAGCCAATGCTTTTAGAGCAATGGATAATGAGATTATTAGAGGTGCAAATCCATTTTTATATACAGATCCAGATGATCAATATGCTGTGCCAATTAGTGTTTTGCCAGAAGGAGGTATTTATAGACGTACAGATTTTAGTATGTTAGGATATGATTTTAGATCTACTTTTTCTTATAAAGACATTATTAAAGAGGATCATACTGTAAACTTTTATGCAGGAGCAGAGCTTAATTCAGCAGATAGACATACATCTAATTTTACCGGATGGGGATTACAATATTCTTTAGGAGAGGTTCCTTTTTATGGATATGAATTATTTAAAAAAGGAGTTGAAGAGAATAGCTTGTACTATGGTTTGGGTAACACTAGATACAGAAACTTAGCCTTTTTTGGTAATGCAACGTATTCTTGGAAAAGACGTTATACGCTTAATGGTACATTGCGTTATGAAGGTTCTAATAAATTAGGGAAATCTACAGCGTCTAGATGGTTGCCAACATGGAATGTGTCTGGTGCGTGGAATGTGCATGAAGAAGATTTCTTTGAGCATTTAGGTGCTTTAGATAGGCTTACTTTTAGAGCTTCTTATAGTTTAACAGCAGATAGAGGTCCAGATTATGTGTCTAATTCGTTAGCAGATATTAGAAGTATTAATCCTTGGAGACCTTCTTCGGGTGTTAAAGAAAGTGCTTTGTACGTTAGTTCTTTAGAAAATAGTGAATTGACTTATGAGAAAAAACACGAATTAAATATTGGTGTTGATGCTGGTTTTCTTAAAAACCGTATTAATGTAGGTGTAGACTGGTATACTAGAAATAATTTTGATTTAATTGGTAGAATTAATACGCAAGGTATTGGTGGAGAAGTTACAAAATATGGTAACGTTGCTGAAATGGAATCTGATGGATTAGAATTATCTATCTCTGCTACCCCAATAAAAACAGAAGATTTTTCTTGGCAAACAGACTTTATATATTCTAAAACAAGTAACAAGGTAACGAGGTTAGATACTCAGCAAAGAGTAATAGATTTAGTTACAGGTTATGGTTTTGCAAGAGAAGGGTATTCAGTAAAATCTATTTTTTCAATCCCTTTTGCAGGGTTAAATGAAGAAGGGTTGCCTACTTTTTATGATCAAGACGGTAATGTTTCTATTAGTGATGTTTACTTTCAGGAAAGAGATAAATTAGACTTTTTAGAGTATTCTGGATCTGCAGACCCTACAGATGTAGGTAGTTTTGGTAATATTTTTAAGTATAAAAATTTAACATTTAATGTGTTTACAACATTTTCATTTGGAAATGTAGTAAGGTTAGACCCTGTTTTTAGTTCTTCTTATTCAGACCTTACGGCTTTACCAAGAGAATTTGAAAATAGATGGGTGTTGCCAGGAGATGAAAATACAACAAATGTGCCGGTAATAGCAACAACGAGACAGCAGGATACTTATGGAGCATATGATCTAAGAACTGCTTATAATGCTTATAATTATTCTACCGAAAGAATTGCAAAAGGAGATTTTATTAGACTTAAACAAGTGTCTTTAGCATATCAATTTCCTAAAGAACTTGTAGAAAAATTAAATTTTAATAGCCTTTCTGTAAAATTACAAGCTACTAATTTACTTTTATTATATTCAGATGATAAATTAAATGGACAAGATCCAGAATTTTTTAACTCAGGTGGTGTTGCAAGTCCTTTAGCTAAGCAATTTACATTTACATTAAAATTAGGTTTATAAAATATAAAATATATAAAAAATGAAAAATAATAAAAAAATATTATTTGTAATATTTCTTTTTTCTCTTTTTGTGGTGTCTTGTGAAGATTTTTTAGATGAAACCCCAGATAACAGAACAGAAGTAGATACAGCAGAGAAGGTTAGAAAAATATTAGTGTCAGCCTATCCTTCAACAACATACGGAATGGTTGCAGAGTTGTCTTCTGATAATGTAGACGATATAGGAGCAGATAACCCTTATTCGGATAGGTTTACAGAGCAAGTTGTGTTCTGGGAGGATGTTACAGAAACAGATAACGATAGTCCTACGTATGTTTGGGAAGGATGTTATAGTGCAATTGCGAATGCAAATCAAGCATTAGAAGGTATTGAGGCTCTTAATGATGATTCTTTATCAGCAGAAAAAGGAGAAGCTTTAATAGCAAGAGCTTATGCGCATTTTGTTTTGGTAAATATGTTTAGTAAACATTATAATACACAAAGTAGTAATACAGATTTAGGGGTTCCTTATTTAGAGACTGCAGAAACAACACTTAACCCTCAGTACGATAGAGGTTCTGTTTCTGAGGTATATGAAAAGATAAATAAAGATATTGAAACAGCTTTACCGCTTATTAGAGATGATATTTACGATGTGCCTAAGTATCACTTTAATGTAAAAGCAGCATACGCATTTGCAGCAAGGTTTAATTTATATTATGAAAATTGGGAAAAAGCAAAGGAGTATGCAACTAAAGTTTTAACAGCAAACCCTTCTAGTTTATTAAGAGATTGGGAAGCGCAAAGTTTAGTTGTAAGAAGTCAATTACCTGCGTCAACTGCATTTTATGAAGATACTAGTAACTTACTAACACAAGCTTACTCTTCTGCTTCAGGAGTGCATTTTGGGGCTTATTATACGGGTTCTCGTTTTAATCATACAAGTCAACTTTCTGATAGAGAGTCTCTTGGTGTTGCTTTGCCATGGGCAAGTAATGCTGGTTTATATCCTTATTACAGAGCATTTGTATATAATGCAGCTAACTTAAATAAAACATTATTTATGAAAATGCCTTATTTGTTTGAGTATACAGATGCTGTTGCAGGTATCGGTTTTAGTAAAACAATTAAAAGCCCTTTTACTTATGATGAAACTTTAATGGTTAGAGCAGAGGCAAATGTAATGTTAAAGGATTATAATGCTGCTTTAGAAGATTTAAATACTTTTGGTGGTAATTACTATAATTACGGTGGTGGTATTACAACTATCGATCAAATTAATACTTTTTATACTGGTGTAGCTTATTCTACTGAAGATGATGCAACACAAAAAAAGGTGTTAAGTCCTAAGTTTACTGTAGAAGCAGGTACACAAGAAAATATGTTGCATTATACACTTCAATTAAGAAGAATATTAACGATGCATGATGGTTTAAGATGGTTTGATAACAAAAGATATGGTATGGTTGTACCGAGATATCAGTATACAGATTCTGAACCAATTGTTGTAGATGTGCTTACGGCAGATGATCCTAGAAAAGCAATTCAATTGCCTCTAGATGTTATTTCAGCGGGTTTAACGCCAAACCCTAGATAAAATATTAATTATATAATTATGATAATCATGAAAAAAATAAAATATTTATTATTCATTTTAGTAATTACGTTTAGTAGTTGTGAAGAGAATGATGTACCAAACCCAGACGAGAGTGCTATTAGCACAGATTTTGGATACCAAAACCAATTTGATAAGTTTTTGGCGAGAGAATTTGTAGAACCGTATAATATTGAGGTTTTATATAAATTGCCAGATATAGAATCTAATTATAATTATACGCTAGTACCAGCGGAATATGAGAAATCTATTAAGTTAGCTAACTTAATTAAATATTTATGTTTAGATGCTTATAGTGCTGTTGCTCCAGCAGGTTTTTTAGAGAAAACATTTCCTAAGATGTTAGTATTTGTGGGTTCTTTTGGATATAATTCTAATGGAACAATTCTTTTAGGAACTGCCGAAGGTGGTTTAAAGGTTTCTTTATATGGGGTTAACGATTTAGATGAAACAAGCCCAGAGCAATTAAATAATTATTACTTTAATACTATACATCATGAGTTTGGACATGTGTTACATCAAAACATTCCTTTCTCTACAGATTTTACTCAGATAGTAGGTGCGGGTTATATTGGAGATGAATGGAGTACTGCATGGGGAGCAGGAGAGTCTTTACAGGCAGGTTTTATTAGTGATTACTCTAGTAATCAGGTTAGTGATGATTTTGTAGAGTTAATATCTCATTATATATTATCTACAGAGTCTGATTGGGCAACTACAATTGAAGAGGCAGGTGATGTAGGTGGACCGTTAATTAATCAAAAAATAGCAATAATTAAAGCTTATTTAACAAGTAGCTGGAGTATTGATATGGATGAGTTGAGAGCTGAAATACAAAACAGGTATGCTAATTTATCTTCGCAAGATTTAGATAATATAAACTAAAAAGACACATGAAAAAATATATAAAAAAATCATTAGCTTTTTTGCTGTTAATTGTAATGGCAACTTCTTGTATTGATAATACGGAAGAAATGGTATTTGAAGAGTCTAGTTCAGACAGAATTCAAAACGCAATTAGTGAGTACAAAGATCTGTTAACTTCATCAGAAAATGGTTGGGTTGTTGAGTACTATGCAGGAATAGATCAATCTAACGGAGGTTTTAATTTTGTTATGAAATTTAATGAAGATTTAACATCAAATGTGTTAATGGAATTAGCTTTTGATGATTCTCAATCTAATATGTATGATGTTATTGCTTCAGGAGGACCTGTTTTAACTTTTAATACATATAATTGGCTTACGCACTTCTTTGCTACTCCAAGTCCAACTAATGCTGATGGGTTTGAAGGAGATTACGAATTCTTCTTATTGTCTATGACTGACGATGTTATTACTATGAAAGGCAAGAAATTTGGTAATATTATGAGGATGGTTAAGTTTTCTGGAGTTGCGGATGACTTTTTAACTGACGTAAACGGTATTAGTTATGTATTGTCATTAGCATCTGGTGTTGCTGTTAATGGAGAAGATAATAATGTTGCTTTAGGTGGCCGTCATTTGGCTTTTTCAATCGCAGGAGAAGAAGCTGTTGATGTGGCATATATTTTTACTACTACAGGTATTAAATTATATGAACCAATTACTATTGACGGTAATGAAATATTAGAATTTACTTTAGATAAGGCTAAAAACCAATTGATATCTATTGATGGTTCTCTGATTATAGATTTAATTATTGCTCCTTTTGATATAAATCAAGATTGGACTATTAGTACATTTTTACCCGATATTTCAGCAAACTTTTTTAGTAAATATATAGAGATATATGATGCTAATGGTGCTCTTTATGGAGAAACTTTACAAAGATCTATTTCATTTGGTAATACTGTAAACGGAAGTGGAATTCAATTTCAGTCATTAGAAGGACCATCTACTTTCTGGACTTCTGAGTATAATTTAGCATTTTCAGCTGTATTAGGTAATTCAGATCAAATAGCAATTGCTAAAGCTGGTGAGGGTTTAAATTGGTCTTATTACACTCATTTAAATCCTTTAGTAGATTATATTGTAGATAATGCTCCATACACTGCAGAGTTAGCTACACCAACAAATCCAACAGAAGTTAAATTAACTAGTACAGTTGATGCTAATGCTTGGTTTGTAATCAAATTATAAACGTATCTTTAGCATAAAGAAAAACACTATAAGAAAGTCTTAGGTTTTGTAGAAAATCTAGGACTTTTTTATTTGAATAATTTAATTTTTACTTTAATATTCTTTTTTTTCTTCGAATTGATTAATTATCATATATTTGCATCCGCATTTTTGAAAGTAAATTAATAAAAATATAGTAAATATAGAGACATGACGAAAGCAGATATAGTATCAAAAATTTCAGATAAATCAGGAATCGAAAAAACAGATGTATTAGCAACTGTAGAGGCATTCATGACTGAAGTGAAAGATGCATTAGAAAATGGCGACAACGTTTATTTGAGAGGTTTTGGTAGTTTTATTATCAAAACAAGAGCAGAAAAGACAGGTAGAAATATTTCTAAGAATACTACAATTAAGATTCCAGCACACAATATTCCTGCCTTTAAACCGGCAAAAACTTTTACAGAAGGAGTGAAAAGTAAAGTAGTAGTTAAGTAACAAACACACAATATTAATCTAAATCTTAACGGATTTAAAAATTCTAAACATTATGCCAAGCGGTAAAAAAAGAAAAAGAGCTAAGATCTCTACACACAAGAGAAAGAAAAGAGCAAGAGCAAATAGACACAAGAAGAAAAAGTAAGCATCCGCTTACTTTTTCGTTTATTGTAAGCGAAAAAACAAAAAAGTTCATTGACATAAGAGATTATACAATCTCACACGGTATTACAAAATACCTGACAATATTAATCCCATCTGCACAATTATGTGTAGAGTTAAAACCATTTCAGCATGAAAACAGAATTAATAATTCGTTCAAATTCATCTGATATTGATTTTGCCTTATTAAGAGATGGAAAACTTATTGAATTAAATAATGAAACTAGTGATAACAAATTCTCGGTTGGCGATATATTTTTAGCTAAAATAGGAAAAGTTTTAACTGGTTTAAATGCAGCCTTTGTAAATGTAGGGTACCCAAAAGATGGGTTTTTACATTATCATGATTTAGGTGCGCAAGTAAACTCATTAAATTCGTTCATTAAGAAAGTAAGCACAGGTAAGTATAAAGAATTCACTTTAAAGAACTTCCAAAAAGAGGAAGACATTAACAAAGACGGTAGTATTAACCAAGTACTAAAAACAGGGCAAAACCTATTAGTACAAATAGTAAAAGAACCAATTTCTACAAAAGGACCAAGATTAAGTTCAGAGTTGTCTATAGCAGGTAGATATTTGGTTTTAGTTCCTTTTTCTAACCGAGTTTCTGTTTCTCAAAAAATAGCAGACCCAAAAGAAAAAGAACGTTTAAAAAGATTAGCAAAAAGCATTAAACCTAAAGGGTTTGGTGTTATTTTAAGAACTGTTGCCGAGGGCAAAAAAGTTGCAGAACTAGACAAAGATTTGCAAAACTCATTAGAACGTTGGGTAAAAATGTGTAAAAGTATACCAAATACAAACACGCCAACAAAAATCTTAAGCGAGTTAAACAGAGCATCGTCTATTTTAAGAGATGTTATGAATGATTCTTTTACTAGTATTGTAACAAATGATGAAACTTTGAAAGAAGAAATAAAAGAGTATTTACATGAAATTTATCCCGAAAAGGAGAAAATTGTAAAATTACACAGATCTGAAACTCCTATTTTTGAAAAATACGGAATAGAAAGACAAATTAAAACATCATTTGGAAAAACAGTTTCTATGAGTAAAGGTGCCTATTTAGTTATAGAGCACACAGAAGCATTACACGTTATTGATGTAAATAGCGGAAACCGTTCTAATAAAGCTGGCTCTCAAGAAGATACTGCATTAGAAGTAAATCTAATTTCAGCTACCGAAATAGCACGACAGTTACAACTGCGTGATATGGGAGGTATTATTGTTGTAGATTTTATTGATATGCACAAAGCAGAAAACAGAAATAAACTGTTTCAGCACTTGAAAGATCAAATGGCTTTAGATAGAACAAAGCACAAAATATTACCTCCAAGTAAGTTTGGATTGGTACAAATTACAAGACAAAGGGTAAGACCAGAGTTAAGTATAAAAACTACCGAAGCCAACCCAAATATAAATGGAGAAGTAGAAGCACCTATTGTTTTGTTAGACAAAATAGAAGCAGATTTAGAGAAATTTATGTCAACCTCTAAAGCAGGAAAAGTACAGTTAAATGTACACCCTTTTATTGCATCTTATCTAACAAAAGGAGTGAATTCTATACGTTTTAAATGGTATTTAAAACATAAAAAGTGGATTACAATTATACCTCGTGACGCTTACACATACTTAAATTATAAATTTAAATCTAAATAGATTTAATTTATAAAATAAAGGCAATAATTTTTTATCAAAAAACCTCGAAACGTCTATGTTTCGGGGTTTTGTGTTTTTATAAGGTTTTGGTAATTATTTTAAAGATTCTTTTTGGGCGCCTGCCTGCCGGTAGGCAGGTTACCACAAGGGTCAGGCTTTCGCACTCGCTTTTTTTATTCAGAAAAAGAATAAAAAAGAGCTCAAAAATTGAGCCTGTCCTGAGCGTAGTCGAAAGGCTCTATCCTTAACGCGTATAGAATACTAGAAAAGTAAGTTATTTTAGAGTAACACAGATCTCAAAGGTTTTTAAAACCTTTGAGGTATTTAATGTTAAATACTCAGTTAGTCCTTTCGACGCTAGGAGAAATCGTATAAATAATCCAACCCAAAACTGAGTAATTTTATGAGATTTCTCAATCGCTTAAAAAAGCTCATTTCGAAATGACACACAGCATGTTAATACAGAATGCAAAAGAAACCCCTGCAATTTGTCATTTCGAAGTATTGAGAAATCCTATAACTGTGATAGCACAACAATTACCAAAATTTATGAGGTTTCTCCGCAAAAAGATCCAAAATGACAAACTGAAAAATAACGTAGCCCCTTCTGGTTTAAAAAACCAGAAGGGGCTATTATATAAATAGTATTAAGAAAAATGTTTTTATTCTTAAAACTATTCAGCCTCTTTAATCAAATACAAATAGACTGGGTAATGATCAGAATAACCACCGGTATAGTTTCCGCTAGAAAAACTTCTAAAAGGATATCCTTTATATTTTCCTTTTTTAGTGGTTAAAAAGCGCTTGTTAAAAATCATTGCTTTGTACATTTTGTAAGAAGAAAAATCTTTTTCACCTTTATCTAATAGAGGAGACGTAAAGAAAATCATATCAAATAAATTTATTTTATCTCTATATTTTAATGTGTTAAACCCTCTGCGAAACATGTCTTCATAAGGGTTATATAAATCACCTTCTGCCACTTCTTTCTTTCTACTTTTAGTCTTTAGCACATTTTTAAAGCTAGAATTATTAGGATCATCATTAAAATCTCCCATAATTAATATTTTAGCATTGGCGTCTTGTTTTCTAACTTGTTCTATAATCTTAGTATTTTGGTAGGCAGCTTTTTCTCTATTGGGCCTACTTGCAGCTTCGCCACCTCTTCTAGATGGCCAATGGTTTACAATAATATGTATCAATTCATCATCTAAATACCCAGAAACTAATAATTGGTCTCTAGTATAAATAGGGTAATTATCTTTAAATATTTTAGGGTTAAACACTTCATGATGAATAGGGTTAAAGTATTTTTTCTGATACAATAAGGCAACGTCTATTCCTCTTTTGTCAGGAGAATCGTAATGTATAATCCCGTAATCATTTTGCACTAAATGTTTAGAGTGTATTAAATCTTCTAGTACATTTAAATTCTCGACTTCAGAAACACCAATAATAGCCGGACTTGTTTTTGT from Polaribacter sejongensis carries:
- a CDS encoding HU family DNA-binding protein; the protein is MTKADIVSKISDKSGIEKTDVLATVEAFMTEVKDALENGDNVYLRGFGSFIIKTRAEKTGRNISKNTTIKIPAHNIPAFKPAKTFTEGVKSKVVVK
- a CDS encoding zinc-binding metallopeptidase; the encoded protein is MKKIKYLLFILVITFSSCEENDVPNPDESAISTDFGYQNQFDKFLAREFVEPYNIEVLYKLPDIESNYNYTLVPAEYEKSIKLANLIKYLCLDAYSAVAPAGFLEKTFPKMLVFVGSFGYNSNGTILLGTAEGGLKVSLYGVNDLDETSPEQLNNYYFNTIHHEFGHVLHQNIPFSTDFTQIVGAGYIGDEWSTAWGAGESLQAGFISDYSSNQVSDDFVELISHYILSTESDWATTIEEAGDVGGPLINQKIAIIKAYLTSSWSIDMDELRAEIQNRYANLSSQDLDNIN
- a CDS encoding RagB/SusD family nutrient uptake outer membrane protein, translating into MKNNKKILFVIFLFSLFVVSCEDFLDETPDNRTEVDTAEKVRKILVSAYPSTTYGMVAELSSDNVDDIGADNPYSDRFTEQVVFWEDVTETDNDSPTYVWEGCYSAIANANQALEGIEALNDDSLSAEKGEALIARAYAHFVLVNMFSKHYNTQSSNTDLGVPYLETAETTLNPQYDRGSVSEVYEKINKDIETALPLIRDDIYDVPKYHFNVKAAYAFAARFNLYYENWEKAKEYATKVLTANPSSLLRDWEAQSLVVRSQLPASTAFYEDTSNLLTQAYSSASGVHFGAYYTGSRFNHTSQLSDRESLGVALPWASNAGLYPYYRAFVYNAANLNKTLFMKMPYLFEYTDAVAGIGFSKTIKSPFTYDETLMVRAEANVMLKDYNAALEDLNTFGGNYYNYGGGITTIDQINTFYTGVAYSTEDDATQKKVLSPKFTVEAGTQENMLHYTLQLRRILTMHDGLRWFDNKRYGMVVPRYQYTDSEPIVVDVLTADDPRKAIQLPLDVISAGLTPNPR
- a CDS encoding endonuclease/exonuclease/phosphatase family protein gives rise to the protein MNKKIFFIFIFSLTITVCNSQKNEKKHNIRTIAFYNLENLFDTINDVNKNDEASPIMELKSNKSKVYWDKIEKLSSTIAQIGEDKTKTSPAIIGVSEVENLNVLEDLIHSKHLVQNDYGIIHYDSPDKRGIDVALLYQKKYFNPIHHEVFNPKIFKDNYPIYTRDQLLVSGYLDDELIHIIVNHWPSRRGGEAASRPNREKAAYQNTKIIEQVRKQDANAKILIMGDFNDDPNNSSFKNVLKTKSRKKEVAEGDLYNPYEDMFRRGFNTLKYRDKINLFDMIFFTSPLLDKGEKDFSSYKMYKAMIFNKRFLTTKKGKYKGYPFRSFSSGNYTGGYSDHYPVYLYLIKEAE
- a CDS encoding Rne/Rng family ribonuclease, encoding MKTELIIRSNSSDIDFALLRDGKLIELNNETSDNKFSVGDIFLAKIGKVLTGLNAAFVNVGYPKDGFLHYHDLGAQVNSLNSFIKKVSTGKYKEFTLKNFQKEEDINKDGSINQVLKTGQNLLVQIVKEPISTKGPRLSSELSIAGRYLVLVPFSNRVSVSQKIADPKEKERLKRLAKSIKPKGFGVILRTVAEGKKVAELDKDLQNSLERWVKMCKSIPNTNTPTKILSELNRASSILRDVMNDSFTSIVTNDETLKEEIKEYLHEIYPEKEKIVKLHRSETPIFEKYGIERQIKTSFGKTVSMSKGAYLVIEHTEALHVIDVNSGNRSNKAGSQEDTALEVNLISATEIARQLQLRDMGGIIVVDFIDMHKAENRNKLFQHLKDQMALDRTKHKILPPSKFGLVQITRQRVRPELSIKTTEANPNINGEVEAPIVLLDKIEADLEKFMSTSKAGKVQLNVHPFIASYLTKGVNSIRFKWYLKHKKWITIIPRDAYTYLNYKFKSK
- a CDS encoding SusC/RagA family TonB-linked outer membrane protein, translated to MKLKTNFILTLFLAFVVQVTFAQGKKISGTVSDKTGVLPGVSVVVKNTKKGTETNFDGEYSIFAESGDVVVFRYLGMRSLSRTIGVGTTLNVVMEEDDNVLDEIVITGITETDKRIFTGASTSLKASDVKLDGVPEISRALEGRAAGVTVQNVSGTFGAAPRIRVRGATSIYGNSKPLWVVDGIILEDAIDISSGDLASGDATTLISSSIAGLNADDIASFEVLKDGSATSIYGARAMAGVIVITTKKGKAGVSSINYTTETTFRMRPSYNDFNIMNSQEQMSVYEEMRSGGWLNYSTVANASESGVYGEMYQSLNQLDSNGNFVLANTPEAKAGFLRQAELRNTNWFNELFNVNAMQSHSVNMSSGTDRATYYGSISALIDPGWTKSSNVNRYTANYKSLFKVNDRLSFNTISTASFRKQKAPGTLSQDVDVVTGTVKRDFDINPYSFALNSSRALDPSKYYTRNYTDFNIIEELEENYIDINVVDLKFQAELKYKLSEKTNVSFLGALKYQSTSLEHNSTEFSNQANAFRAMDNEIIRGANPFLYTDPDDQYAVPISVLPEGGIYRRTDFSMLGYDFRSTFSYKDIIKEDHTVNFYAGAELNSADRHTSNFTGWGLQYSLGEVPFYGYELFKKGVEENSLYYGLGNTRYRNLAFFGNATYSWKRRYTLNGTLRYEGSNKLGKSTASRWLPTWNVSGAWNVHEEDFFEHLGALDRLTFRASYSLTADRGPDYVSNSLADIRSINPWRPSSGVKESALYVSSLENSELTYEKKHELNIGVDAGFLKNRINVGVDWYTRNNFDLIGRINTQGIGGEVTKYGNVAEMESDGLELSISATPIKTEDFSWQTDFIYSKTSNKVTRLDTQQRVIDLVTGYGFAREGYSVKSIFSIPFAGLNEEGLPTFYDQDGNVSISDVYFQERDKLDFLEYSGSADPTDVGSFGNIFKYKNLTFNVFTTFSFGNVVRLDPVFSSSYSDLTALPREFENRWVLPGDENTTNVPVIATTRQQDTYGAYDLRTAYNAYNYSTERIAKGDFIRLKQVSLAYQFPKELVEKLNFNSLSVKLQATNLLLLYSDDKLNGQDPEFFNSGGVASPLAKQFTFTLKLGL
- a CDS encoding DUF4302 domain-containing protein, with the translated sequence MKKYIKKSLAFLLLIVMATSCIDNTEEMVFEESSSDRIQNAISEYKDLLTSSENGWVVEYYAGIDQSNGGFNFVMKFNEDLTSNVLMELAFDDSQSNMYDVIASGGPVLTFNTYNWLTHFFATPSPTNADGFEGDYEFFLLSMTDDVITMKGKKFGNIMRMVKFSGVADDFLTDVNGISYVLSLASGVAVNGEDNNVALGGRHLAFSIAGEEAVDVAYIFTTTGIKLYEPITIDGNEILEFTLDKAKNQLISIDGSLIIDLIIAPFDINQDWTISTFLPDISANFFSKYIEIYDANGALYGETLQRSISFGNTVNGSGIQFQSLEGPSTFWTSEYNLAFSAVLGNSDQIAIAKAGEGLNWSYYTHLNPLVDYIVDNAPYTAELATPTNPTEVKLTSTVDANAWFVIKL